A single genomic interval of Flavobacterium sp. N2820 harbors:
- a CDS encoding YceI family protein translates to MKNLKSIALALVALVTLSTSAQTKKVDAAKSTINWVGKKVTGSHEGTINIKDGALVFKGNKLAGGSFTVDMTSINTTDLEGKSKSSLDGHLKSDDFFGTENHPTANLVIKKIADKGNGVYGINADLTIKGKTNTIGFEITVAGNTATADLKVDRTKYDITYKSGNFFSDLGDKAIYDEFELKVKLVF, encoded by the coding sequence ATGAAAAATTTAAAATCAATCGCATTAGCTCTAGTAGCTTTAGTAACATTATCAACAAGTGCACAAACTAAAAAAGTTGACGCAGCTAAAAGTACAATCAATTGGGTTGGAAAAAAAGTAACAGGTTCACATGAAGGAACTATCAACATAAAAGATGGAGCTTTAGTTTTCAAAGGAAACAAATTAGCTGGTGGAAGTTTTACGGTAGACATGACATCAATTAATACAACTGATTTAGAAGGTAAAAGTAAATCAAGTTTAGATGGTCACTTAAAGTCAGATGATTTTTTTGGTACTGAAAATCACCCAACAGCGAACTTAGTAATCAAAAAAATTGCAGACAAAGGAAATGGTGTTTACGGTATTAATGCTGATTTAACGATCAAAGGAAAAACTAATACTATTGGATTTGAAATTACTGTTGCAGGAAACACTGCTACAGCTGATTTAAAAGTAGATAGAACTAAATATGATATTACTTACAAATCTGGAAACTTTTTCAGCGATTTAGGTGATAAAGCTATTTATGATGAATTCGAATTAAAAGTAAAATTAGTATTCTAA
- a CDS encoding MarR family transcriptional regulator gives MRIEEIIKPTSPMAIEKRTLLNVMYTQNVVSEKFNEILKPFDLSPEQFNVLRILRGQKGNPVNMCTIQERMIAKTSNTTRLVDKLLLKDLVIREICPENRRKMEITITEKGMELLQSLDALVESHEKSFAKNLTDKELELLNELLEKFRN, from the coding sequence ATGAGAATAGAAGAAATCATAAAACCAACTTCTCCAATGGCAATTGAAAAGCGTACACTACTCAATGTAATGTACACTCAAAATGTTGTTTCAGAAAAGTTCAATGAAATTTTAAAGCCATTTGACTTGTCTCCTGAACAATTCAATGTATTACGAATTTTAAGAGGTCAAAAAGGAAATCCTGTAAATATGTGCACTATTCAGGAACGAATGATTGCCAAAACCAGTAATACTACAAGACTTGTAGATAAATTGTTATTAAAAGATTTAGTCATTCGAGAGATTTGTCCAGAAAATAGACGTAAAATGGAAATTACCATAACTGAAAAAGGGATGGAATTGCTTCAAAGTCTAGATGCTTTAGTAGAATCTCATGAAAAAAGTTTTGCCAAAAATCTTACGGATAAAGAATTAGAATTGTTAAATGAATTATTAGAAAAATTTAGAAATTAA
- a CDS encoding chorismate-binding protein produces MQVFEEIHTLLSNQKAFVCYVKPNETVWNLIVQQNTEIIDFIGQAGFVFMPFHEGKQVVIPFEGNMFSQGNLEKLEQKSAENFISETNQKEAFENLVSKGIEAIKQGEFDKVVLSRKIVLKEQISIVETFQNMISAYPTAFRYLFCHPKIGLWMGATPEQLVKINQNQFETVALAGTQLYSENVIWATKEIEEQQFVTNYIVTKVKDKVSQLIVSDVKTVKAGNLVHLKSFISGELTTDFLSNDLIKALHPTPAVCGLPKENAIDFILKNEDYNRKYYAGFLGEYKKDNQTDLFVNLRCLEVDNDVVHIYVGCGITKDSHPEKEFIETENKSMTMRNVLVVSVQ; encoded by the coding sequence ATGCAAGTTTTCGAAGAAATACATACTCTACTATCAAATCAAAAAGCGTTTGTGTGTTATGTAAAACCAAATGAAACGGTTTGGAATTTAATCGTACAACAAAACACTGAAATTATTGATTTTATCGGTCAAGCCGGATTTGTGTTCATGCCTTTTCATGAAGGAAAACAAGTGGTAATTCCGTTTGAAGGAAATATGTTTTCGCAAGGAAATCTTGAAAAATTAGAGCAAAAATCAGCTGAAAATTTTATTTCAGAAACGAATCAAAAAGAAGCTTTTGAGAATTTAGTTTCCAAAGGAATTGAAGCAATTAAACAAGGCGAATTTGATAAGGTAGTTTTGTCACGTAAAATTGTTTTAAAGGAACAAATCTCAATTGTTGAAACGTTTCAGAACATGATTTCGGCTTATCCAACGGCTTTTCGCTATTTGTTTTGTCATCCAAAAATTGGTTTATGGATGGGAGCAACGCCGGAGCAATTGGTAAAAATCAATCAAAATCAGTTTGAAACGGTGGCTTTGGCGGGAACGCAATTGTATTCTGAAAATGTAATTTGGGCAACCAAAGAAATAGAAGAACAGCAATTTGTAACCAATTATATTGTAACTAAAGTAAAAGATAAAGTAAGTCAACTTATTGTTTCTGATGTTAAAACAGTTAAAGCTGGAAATTTAGTACATTTAAAATCATTTATTTCAGGGGAATTAACAACTGATTTTCTGTCGAATGATTTAATAAAAGCATTACATCCAACGCCAGCTGTTTGTGGTTTACCCAAAGAAAATGCAATCGATTTTATTCTGAAAAATGAAGACTATAATCGAAAATATTATGCTGGATTTTTAGGGGAATATAAGAAAGACAATCAAACCGATTTATTCGTAAATTTACGCTGTTTAGAAGTGGATAATGATGTTGTACATATTTATGTAGGCTGCGGTATTACAAAAGACAGCCATCCAGAAAAAGAATTTATCGAAACCGAAAACAAATCGATGACGATGCGGAATGTTCTAGTAGTCAGTGTTCAGTAA
- a CDS encoding hotdog fold thioesterase: MLFDREKMLQLCNDWSKNTLMNTLDIVYTDAGEDFLTATMPVNSRVHQPMGLLHGGATVALAESVGSAASLMFVNPEKQEVRGIEISANHLKSKREGMVTATAKIIHKGASIHLWEIRIVDEEGKLISLCKLTNMVLSRRQ; the protein is encoded by the coding sequence ATGCTGTTTGATAGAGAAAAAATGTTGCAATTATGTAACGATTGGAGCAAAAATACTTTAATGAATACCTTAGATATTGTTTACACAGACGCTGGTGAAGATTTTTTAACCGCTACAATGCCTGTGAATTCAAGAGTACATCAACCTATGGGATTGCTACATGGTGGAGCTACAGTTGCTTTGGCAGAAAGTGTTGGAAGTGCCGCTTCACTAATGTTTGTAAATCCAGAAAAACAAGAAGTTCGTGGTATCGAAATTTCAGCAAATCATTTAAAAAGTAAACGAGAAGGAATGGTTACTGCTACGGCTAAAATTATTCACAAAGGTGCCAGTATTCATTTATGGGAAATTAGAATTGTAGACGAAGAAGGAAAATTGATTTCGCTTTGTAAATTGACTAATATGGTACTTTCAAGAAGACAATAA
- a CDS encoding heavy metal translocating P-type ATPase: protein MDTENCFHCGTEIIKKEEIVFDEKKFCCNGCKTVYEIFSQNDLSCYYDFQASPGATPQDIQGKYDFLENEEIVSKLLEFQERTTHIVSLYIPHIHCSSCIWILENLQRLQPGINASQVNFGEKKVRVTYNPEQTTLKEIVYLLSSIGYEPYISLENFDEGKKQIDRSLIYKIGVAFFCFGNIMLLSFPEYFEVEEYWIDQYRGFFRWLIFGLSLPTFFYSASGYYVSAWKSIKSGLLNIDIPIALGIVVMFIRSTVDIIFDYGQGFFDSMAGLIFFMLLGKLFQKKTYDFLSFERDYKSYFPIAITKVLPNGEEESVQVYDIQKGDRLLIRNQELIPVDGILISEKASIDYSFVTGEAVPIEKKSGDKVFAGGKQMGKVIEMEVLFSVSNSYLTQLWSNDVFQKRVEQQHKNITDRISRYFTPTLLALSIVSFIYWLFIDVTTAFNVFTAILIVACPCALALTAPFTLGNVLRILGNRKLYLKNALVVEQLAKVDTIVFDKTGTITTNKKTDITYEGTALNASELKLLKNVLRGSNHPLSRRLYDFITNQDKIEVTTFEEIIGKGIFAEIDGNKIKLGSSQFLKTMTENTHKKTKVHVEINDEYKGSYVFNNQYRKGLEQLFENLAKHYNLVVLSGDNDGEQKILEKMLPKKTTLVFNQKPEQKLQYIEQLQKEGKNVMMVGDGLNDAGALAQSNLGLSISENVNVFSPACDGILDASQFDKISFFMRYSKNAMKTIYMSFGLSLLYNVVGLSYAIAGELDPIVAAIIMPLSTITIVSFVTILTNLYARKG, encoded by the coding sequence ATGGACACAGAAAATTGTTTCCATTGTGGTACTGAAATTATAAAAAAAGAAGAGATTGTATTCGACGAAAAAAAGTTTTGTTGTAACGGTTGTAAGACCGTTTATGAAATTTTTAGTCAAAATGATTTATCATGTTATTATGATTTTCAGGCTTCTCCCGGAGCAACACCACAGGATATTCAGGGAAAATATGACTTTTTAGAAAATGAAGAAATTGTTTCAAAATTATTGGAATTCCAAGAGCGTACAACACATATTGTTTCACTCTATATTCCTCATATACACTGTAGTTCGTGTATTTGGATTCTGGAAAATCTACAAAGACTTCAACCAGGAATAAACGCTTCTCAAGTTAATTTTGGAGAAAAGAAAGTTCGTGTAACGTATAATCCAGAACAAACAACTTTGAAAGAGATTGTTTATTTATTGAGTTCGATAGGTTATGAACCATATATCTCTTTAGAAAATTTTGATGAAGGCAAAAAACAAATCGATCGAAGTTTAATTTATAAAATAGGTGTCGCGTTTTTTTGTTTTGGAAATATCATGCTATTATCATTTCCTGAATATTTTGAAGTAGAAGAATATTGGATTGATCAATATCGCGGATTTTTTCGTTGGTTGATTTTTGGATTATCACTTCCTACTTTTTTTTATTCAGCTTCTGGATATTATGTTTCAGCTTGGAAAAGTATTAAATCGGGCTTATTAAATATTGATATTCCTATTGCATTGGGAATTGTTGTAATGTTTATAAGAAGTACGGTAGATATTATTTTTGATTACGGTCAAGGATTCTTTGATAGTATGGCTGGATTGATTTTTTTCATGTTATTAGGAAAGTTATTTCAGAAGAAAACATACGATTTTCTTTCATTTGAGCGCGATTATAAATCCTATTTTCCAATTGCAATTACCAAAGTTTTGCCAAACGGAGAAGAAGAATCGGTTCAAGTATACGATATTCAAAAAGGTGACAGATTATTGATTCGTAATCAAGAGTTAATTCCGGTAGATGGAATTTTAATTTCTGAAAAAGCCTCTATTGATTACAGTTTTGTAACTGGTGAAGCGGTTCCAATTGAAAAAAAATCTGGCGATAAAGTATTTGCAGGTGGTAAACAAATGGGGAAAGTCATCGAAATGGAGGTGTTATTTTCGGTTTCAAATAGCTATTTAACGCAATTATGGAGTAATGATGTTTTTCAAAAAAGAGTAGAACAACAACATAAGAATATTACGGATAGAATAAGTCGCTATTTCACACCTACTTTATTAGCTCTATCAATAGTGTCATTTATCTATTGGCTATTTATTGATGTAACAACTGCTTTTAATGTTTTTACAGCTATTTTAATTGTTGCTTGTCCATGTGCTTTGGCTTTAACGGCTCCGTTTACATTAGGCAATGTGTTGCGAATTTTAGGCAATCGAAAATTATATTTAAAAAATGCGTTGGTTGTAGAACAATTGGCTAAAGTAGATACAATTGTTTTTGATAAAACAGGAACGATAACTACCAATAAAAAAACAGATATAACTTATGAAGGAACAGCATTAAATGCATCCGAATTAAAGTTGTTAAAAAATGTTTTACGAGGTTCAAACCATCCATTAAGCCGAAGACTTTACGATTTTATTACCAACCAAGATAAAATAGAAGTTACCACTTTCGAAGAAATTATTGGAAAAGGAATTTTTGCAGAAATCGATGGCAATAAAATTAAATTAGGCTCGTCTCAATTTCTAAAAACAATGACAGAGAACACACATAAAAAAACGAAAGTACACGTCGAAATTAACGATGAGTATAAAGGAAGTTATGTGTTCAATAATCAATATAGAAAAGGATTAGAACAATTGTTTGAAAATTTAGCCAAGCATTATAATTTAGTTGTTTTATCAGGCGACAATGATGGTGAACAAAAAATATTAGAAAAAATGTTGCCCAAAAAAACCACTTTAGTTTTTAATCAAAAACCAGAACAAAAACTACAATACATCGAACAATTGCAAAAAGAAGGCAAAAATGTAATGATGGTTGGTGATGGTTTAAATGACGCAGGGGCATTAGCACAAAGTAATTTGGGATTATCGATTTCAGAAAATGTAAATGTTTTTTCTCCAGCATGTGATGGCATTTTAGATGCTAGCCAATTTGATAAAATAAGCTTTTTTATGCGCTATTCTAAAAACGCGATGAAGACTATTTACATGAGTTTTGGATTGTCGTTACTATATAATGTAGTTGGTTTAAGTTATGCTATTGCAGGCGAATTAGACCCAATTGTAGCAGCTATTATTATGCCATTGAGCACAATAACCATTGTAAGCTTTGTTACAATACTTACCAATTTGTATGCACGTAAAGGATAA
- a CDS encoding NAD(P)H-dependent oxidoreductase gives MNNFIENQNWRYATKKFDATKKVSTEDLETLKKAIQLSSSSYGLQLYKVFIIENPAIRAQLQPVSWGQSQIVEASHLFVFANVVDVQENHIDNYVQNIANTRGLALEDLKGYSDFMKSKIVSLPVEQKAVWTSKQTYLALGNLLNAAAELKIDVTPMEGFEPEKYNEILGLNKLGLNASLVATVGYRHEEDATQHYAKVRKPIEELFETI, from the coding sequence ATGAATAACTTTATAGAAAACCAAAATTGGCGTTATGCCACCAAAAAATTTGATGCCACTAAAAAAGTATCAACAGAAGATTTAGAAACTCTAAAAAAAGCCATTCAACTAAGTTCATCTTCATACGGATTACAATTATACAAAGTATTTATTATTGAAAATCCAGCTATTAGAGCACAATTACAGCCTGTTTCTTGGGGACAATCACAAATTGTAGAGGCTTCTCACCTATTTGTTTTTGCAAATGTGGTAGATGTTCAAGAAAATCATATTGACAATTATGTTCAAAATATTGCGAATACTAGAGGTTTAGCACTTGAAGATTTAAAAGGCTATTCAGATTTTATGAAATCTAAAATTGTATCACTACCTGTTGAACAAAAAGCAGTTTGGACATCAAAACAAACCTATTTAGCGTTAGGAAATCTTCTAAATGCGGCCGCTGAATTAAAAATCGATGTAACTCCAATGGAAGGTTTTGAACCTGAAAAATACAACGAAATTTTGGGTTTAAACAAATTAGGTTTAAACGCCTCATTAGTAGCAACTGTAGGTTATCGTCATGAAGAAGATGCTACACAACACTATGCAAAAGTGAGAAAACCAATCGAAGAATTATTTGAAACTATTTAA
- a CDS encoding DUF1579 domain-containing protein, with product MKNLSLSLLIIGLTFVSCKKEEVQKPEETTTKEEVAVETKPDSATVAKAWTDYATPSKAHEMLAKDNGTWDAELTFWSPDNPQEMKSTATVTYKMIMGGKYQEGTYSGDMFGMPFEGKGTVAFDNATEEFVSTWIDNMGTGMMITRGKYDEATKTSTFYGEMVDPVTKKAKKVKEIITYIDDNNQKMEMFDVLEDGKEFKSMQVVSKRKM from the coding sequence ATGAAAAATCTCTCTTTATCTCTTTTAATTATTGGTTTAACATTCGTTTCTTGTAAAAAAGAAGAAGTACAAAAACCTGAAGAAACAACAACTAAAGAAGAAGTTGCTGTCGAAACAAAACCAGATTCTGCTACAGTCGCTAAAGCTTGGACTGATTATGCTACACCATCAAAAGCTCACGAAATGTTAGCTAAAGATAACGGAACTTGGGATGCTGAATTAACGTTTTGGTCACCAGACAATCCACAGGAAATGAAATCTACTGCTACTGTAACCTATAAAATGATTATGGGCGGTAAATATCAAGAAGGAACTTATTCTGGTGATATGTTTGGAATGCCATTTGAGGGAAAAGGAACAGTTGCTTTTGATAATGCAACCGAAGAATTTGTATCAACTTGGATTGACAATATGGGAACTGGAATGATGATTACTCGTGGAAAATACGATGAAGCAACAAAAACCTCTACTTTTTATGGGGAAATGGTGGATCCAGTGACTAAAAAAGCTAAAAAAGTAAAAGAAATCATTACTTATATTGATGATAACAACCAAAAAATGGAAATGTTTGATGTTTTGGAAGACGGCAAAGAATTCAAGTCGATGCAAGTAGTTTCGAAACGTAAAATGTAG
- a CDS encoding rhodanese-like domain-containing protein produces MTNLDQNTWWSQFLADENGVILDVRTEDEFNDGSIPEAINIDIYKGQGFIYRVEELDKSKNYYVYCAAGVRSANACGAMEQLGFEKTFNLVGGFSNWEGPTK; encoded by the coding sequence ATGACAAACTTAGATCAAAACACATGGTGGAGTCAGTTTTTAGCTGATGAAAACGGAGTTATATTAGATGTGCGTACAGAAGATGAATTTAACGATGGTTCTATTCCAGAAGCAATAAATATTGATATCTATAAAGGACAAGGTTTTATTTATAGAGTGGAGGAGTTAGATAAATCGAAAAACTATTATGTGTATTGTGCAGCGGGAGTACGAAGTGCAAATGCTTGTGGTGCTATGGAACAATTGGGTTTTGAAAAAACATTTAATTTGGTAGGTGGTTTTTCAAATTGGGAAGGACCAACGAAATAA
- a CDS encoding Crp/Fnr family transcriptional regulator, with protein MSKCEQCIVRQFSSLKALNKEELLRMAECKTSYTIKKGEPIFEEGDVTNGIYCVKDGVCKLSKLSDNGKDQIVKLVKPGELLGQRSMISDEPANLSAIALEDMEVCFIPRSEVMQFFNHNNQFSMNVMKTICEDLKDADDHMVNMAQKTVRQRLVETLIYLEETFGKNEDGSLHIQLSREELAGMIGTATESCIRLLSELNKSELIELSGKKIFIADKNKLKRFA; from the coding sequence ATGAGTAAATGCGAACAATGTATTGTGAGGCAATTTAGTTCATTAAAAGCCTTAAATAAAGAAGAGTTACTTCGCATGGCCGAGTGCAAAACGTCTTATACTATTAAAAAAGGTGAGCCTATTTTTGAAGAAGGTGATGTAACCAATGGTATTTACTGTGTTAAAGACGGTGTATGTAAATTATCTAAATTAAGCGATAATGGTAAAGACCAAATTGTTAAATTAGTAAAACCCGGCGAATTATTAGGCCAACGCTCTATGATTAGTGATGAACCTGCTAATTTAAGTGCAATTGCATTAGAAGATATGGAAGTTTGCTTTATTCCTAGAAGTGAAGTGATGCAGTTTTTTAATCATAACAATCAGTTTTCAATGAATGTAATGAAAACCATTTGTGAGGATTTAAAAGATGCCGATGATCATATGGTAAATATGGCCCAAAAAACGGTGCGTCAACGATTAGTAGAAACGCTTATTTATTTAGAAGAGACATTTGGAAAAAACGAAGATGGTTCTTTACATATTCAACTTTCTAGAGAAGAATTAGCTGGAATGATTGGAACCGCTACCGAAAGTTGTATTCGTTTACTTTCAGAACTAAACAAATCAGAACTCATAGAATTAAGTGGCAAAAAAATATTTATTGCCGATAAAAATAAATTAAAACGTTTTGCCTAA
- a CDS encoding SIMPL domain-containing protein (The SIMPL domain is named for its presence in mouse protein SIMPL (signalling molecule that associates with mouse pelle-like kinase). Bacterial member BP26, from Brucella, was shown to assemble into a channel-like structure, while YggE from E. coli has been associated with resistance to oxidative stress.), translated as MNTQVQQLNGKWKLIIALLLLNVLSVSAQISGNQVYGKNNYNGNNYNQESLPNNSKVSINDNVLSVSVKILLNKKADGFVMTLGLNEEDETVAGCSKKITARITGFIEKMKSLGVKKENVYIDFISQTKIYDFEVNGMNSEQIEKGFEIKKNIIVSTSNVTSLEKIIALASDFEIHDVIKVEYYNNETDAIHNSLFDEALVLAEAKKIRYMKAFGKRIIGTPTATEEFATVFPKTQYNTYQAFETAEIQTNYNNRSPYLKKIARKNKTFYYDGISSAGFDKVINPNQTEVGIQYVMTITMHYKIDTSI; from the coding sequence ATGAACACGCAAGTACAACAACTAAACGGAAAATGGAAACTAATTATTGCTTTGCTTTTACTAAATGTTTTAAGTGTTTCGGCACAAATTAGTGGCAATCAAGTCTATGGAAAAAACAATTACAACGGCAACAATTACAACCAGGAATCGTTACCAAATAACAGTAAAGTGTCGATCAATGATAATGTTTTATCGGTTTCTGTAAAAATTTTACTCAACAAAAAAGCAGATGGATTTGTAATGACGTTAGGTTTAAACGAAGAAGATGAAACGGTTGCTGGTTGTAGCAAAAAAATTACGGCAAGAATTACGGGTTTTATCGAAAAAATGAAATCGTTGGGTGTGAAAAAAGAAAATGTGTACATCGATTTTATTTCGCAAACCAAAATTTATGATTTTGAAGTAAATGGTATGAATTCTGAACAAATTGAAAAAGGATTTGAAATCAAAAAGAACATTATAGTTTCAACTTCAAACGTAACTAGTTTGGAAAAAATAATTGCGTTGGCTTCCGATTTTGAAATTCATGATGTGATAAAAGTGGAATATTACAACAATGAAACGGATGCCATTCATAATTCACTTTTTGATGAAGCCTTAGTTTTAGCTGAAGCGAAAAAAATTAGATACATGAAAGCTTTTGGAAAACGAATCATTGGAACACCGACAGCTACAGAAGAATTTGCAACGGTTTTCCCAAAAACACAATACAATACCTACCAAGCTTTTGAAACAGCAGAAATTCAAACGAATTACAACAACCGAAGTCCTTATTTAAAGAAAATTGCTCGAAAAAATAAGACTTTTTATTACGACGGAATTTCAAGCGCAGGTTTTGACAAAGTCATCAATCCCAATCAAACTGAAGTGGGTATTCAATATGTAATGACCATTACAATGCATTATAAAATTGATACTTCGATTTAA
- the bshB1 gene encoding bacillithiol biosynthesis deacetylase BshB1 — MKLDILAFGAHPDDVELGCSGTIAKEVSLGKKVGIIDLTRGELGTRGSVEIRNSESAKASEILGVFVRENLDMRDGFFINDEAHQLKIIQMLRKYRPEIVLCNAIADRHIDHGKGSKLVSDACFLSGLVKIETELNGEKQHAWRPKVVYHYIQWQNIEPDFVVDISGFLDKKMESVLAYGSQFYDPNSNEPVTPIASKNFLDSVKYRAEDFGRLVGVEYAEGFTTERYLAVNSLADLK, encoded by the coding sequence ATGAAATTAGACATATTAGCTTTTGGAGCGCATCCAGACGATGTAGAATTAGGTTGTAGTGGCACAATTGCCAAAGAAGTTAGCCTTGGAAAGAAAGTCGGGATTATCGATTTAACTCGAGGAGAACTTGGTACACGTGGTTCGGTTGAAATTCGTAATTCTGAATCGGCTAAAGCTTCTGAGATTTTAGGCGTTTTTGTACGTGAGAATTTAGATATGCGTGATGGGTTTTTTATAAACGATGAAGCGCATCAGTTAAAAATAATTCAAATGCTACGCAAATACCGTCCCGAAATCGTGTTATGCAATGCAATTGCCGATAGACACATCGATCACGGAAAAGGAAGTAAATTGGTTAGTGATGCTTGTTTTTTATCAGGTTTGGTTAAAATTGAAACCGAATTAAACGGGGAAAAGCAACACGCTTGGCGACCAAAAGTAGTCTATCATTACATTCAATGGCAAAACATTGAACCGGATTTTGTGGTAGATATTTCTGGATTTCTGGATAAAAAAATGGAATCAGTGTTAGCATATGGTTCGCAATTTTATGATCCAAATTCTAATGAACCGGTGACACCCATTGCTTCAAAAAACTTTTTAGACAGTGTAAAATATCGAGCCGAAGACTTTGGAAGACTAGTAGGAGTGGAGTATGCCGAAGGTTTTACTACCGAAAGATATTTGGCAGTCAATAGTTTAGCTGATTTGAAATAA